Proteins encoded within one genomic window of Brassica rapa cultivar Chiifu-401-42 chromosome A09, CAAS_Brap_v3.01, whole genome shotgun sequence:
- the LOC103841394 gene encoding kinesin-like protein KIN-UC isoform X1 — protein sequence MTSSSNSSSAVRSSAKHAADRIQQHLPPSNPASLSSSSLNLPSKTSIAASINHHSPRPKDRPSSTASSVSAASPSTRRSGTPVHRSQSKDFDDDNDPGRVRVSVRVRPRNGEELKSDADFADLVELQPEIKRLKLRKNNWNSESYRFDEVFTDTASQKRVYEGVAKPVVEGVLSGYNGTIMAYGQTGTGKTYTVGKIGKDDAAERGIMVRALEDILASASSASSVSVEISYLQLYMETIQDLLAPEKSNISINEDGKTGEVSVPGATVVNIQDLDHFFQVLQVGETNRHAANTKMNTESSRSHAILTVYVRRAMNEKAETGTKSPKPESLGDKGIPRVRKSKLLIVDLAGSERINKSGTDGHLIEEAKFINLSLTSLGKCINALAEGSSHIPTRDSKLTRLLRDSFGGSARTSLIITIGPSARYHAETTSTIMFGQRAMKIVNMVKLKEEFDYESLCRKLETQVDHLTAEVERQTKLRNSEKLELEKRLRECENTFAEAEKNAARSKFLEKENARLELRMKELLKDLEMQKDQCDLMRDKATQLEMNLKNTKQQQLESSAYKEKLADASKVYETKIAVLVQRVEDEQARSTNAEHQLNEMKNILSNQQKSIHDQEMGNYQYQRELAEATYTYESKIAELQKKLEDEHARSNSAEEQLRQMKSIISDRQVLSQENEKTNELKKKLEELSQMYESTVDELQTVKLDYDDLLHQKEKLGEEVRDMKERLLLEEKQRKQMESELSKLKKNLRESETVVEDKRVKEDLPKGPSESGALPGSQRSHGLKKSLSGQRATMARLCEEVGVQKILHLIKSEDLEVQIQAVKVVANLAAEESNQVKIVEEGGVEALLTLVQSSQNSTILRVASGAIANLAMNEKSQDLIMNKGGAQLLAKMVTKTDDPQTLRMVAGALANLCGNEKFLKLLKEEEGIKGLLTMAQSGNIDIIAQVARGMANFAKCETREIMQGRRKGRSLLLEEGALEWLTSNSHIESASTQRHIELALCHLAQNEANAIDFKRTGSVTEIVRISVESSRDDIRSLAKKILRSNPHFSN from the exons ATGACTTCTTCCTCGAACTCATCCTCCGCCGTCAGATCGTCGGCGAAACACGCGGCTGACCGGATTCAGCAGCACCTGCCTCCCAGCAACCCCGCGTCCCTCTCTTCGTCTTCCTTGAACTTACCCTCTAAGACCTCTATCGCCGCTTCGATTAACCACCACTCTCCTCGCCCTAAAGATCGACCTTCCTCCACCGCCTCCTCCGTCTCCGCCGCTTCTCCTTCTACTCGCCGCTCCGGCACCCCCGTCCACCGATCTCAGTCTAAAGACTTCGACGACGACAACG ATCCAGGGAGGGTGAGAGTTTCTGTAAGAGTTCGACCTCGTAACGGAGAGGAGCTTAAATCAGATGCTGACtttgctgatcttgttgagtTACAACCTGAG ATAAAGCGGCTTAAGTTGAGGAAAAACAATTGGAACTCTGAGTCCTATAGATTTGACGAAGTCTTTACAGACACAGCTTCTCAGAAACGCGTTTATGAAGGAGTAGCAAAACCTGTAGTCGAG GGTGTTCTGAGTGGATACAATGGCACAATCATGGCTTATGGTCAAACTGGCACGGGTAAGACTTACACCGTGGGAAAAATTGGTAAAGATGATGCAGCTGAGCGTGGTATCATGGTTCGAGCTCTTGAGGATATACTTGCCAGCGCGTCCTCTGCTTCTTCTGTTTCAGTGGAGATCTCTTATTTGCAG CTTTATATGGAGACTATACAAGATCTTCTTGCACCTGAGAAAAGCAACATTTCAATCAATGAGGATGGGAAGACTGGGGAAGTATCAGTACCAGGTGCAACAGTAGTTAACATTCAAGATCTAGACCATTTCTTTCAAGTTTTGCAAGTCGGTGAGACAAACCGCCATGCGGCGAATACAAAGATGAATACAGAATCCTCACGTAGCCATGCCATTCTTACG GTTTACGTTAGGCGGGCTATGAATGAAAAGGCTGAAACAGGAACTAAATCGCCAAAACCTGAATCTTTGGGAGATAAAGGCATTCCAAGAGTTAGAAAGAGTAAACTTCTAATTGTGGATCTTGCTGGCTCAGAAAGAATAAATAAATCTG GCACTGATGGCCACTTGATTGAAGAGGCGAAATTCATTAATCTTTCACTGACATCTCTGGGAAAGTGCATAAATGCATTAGCTGAAGGCAGTTCTCATATACCGACTAGAGATTCTAAGCTAACAAGGCTTCTTCGTGATTCTTTCGGGG GTTCTGCAAGGACTTCACTTATAATAACTATTGGGCCGTCTGCACGGTATCATGCAGAGACAACTAGCACAATAATGTTCGGACAAAGG GCAATGAAAATAGTAAACATGGTAAAGCTTAAAGAAGAATTCGATTATGAAAGTTTGTGTCGGAAGCTTGAGACTCAGGTGGACCATCTTACTGCAGAAGTTGAAAGACAAACCAAACTAAGAAATAGTGAGAAGCTCGAGTTGGAGAAAAGATTGAGAGAATGTGAAAACACTTTCGCTGAAGCAGAAAAGAACGCGGCAAGGTCCAAG TTCCTGGAGAAGGAAAATGCCCGCTTGGAGCTTCGTATGAAAGAACTATTGAAGGATTTGGAAATGCAGAAAGATCAGTGTGATCTAATGCGTGACAAAGCCACACAATTGGAGATGAACTTGAAAAATACAAAG CAGCAACAACTGGAAAGTTCGGCATATAAGGAAAAACTTGCAGATGCCAGTAAAGTATACGAGACAAAAATTGCTGTTTTGGTTCAGCGGGTTGAGGATGAACAAGCCCGGTCAACAAATGCCGAGCATCAATTGAacgaaatgaaaaatattttgagtAATCAGCAGAAGTCTATTCAT GACCAAGAGATGGGCAACTATCAATATCAAAGGGAACTTGCGGAAGCCACTTACACGTATGAATCTAAAATCGCGGAGCTCCAGAAGAAATTGGAAGATGAACATGCTCGGTCTAACTCTGCAGAGGAGCAACTTAGACAGATGAAAAGTATTATAAGCGATCGCCAAGTTTTATCACAG GAAAATGAAAAGACAAACGAACTCAAGAAAAAACTAGAAGAACTTTCACAGATGTATGAGTCGACAGTAGATGAACTCCAGACAGTGAAATTAGACTATGATGATCTGCTCCACCAAAAG GAAAAACTTGGTGAAGAGGTCCGGGATATGAAGGAAAGGCTTCTTTTGGAAGAAAAGCAGAGAAAACAAATGGAGAGTGAGCTTTCCAAACTAAAAAAGAATCTAAGGGAAAGTGAAACTGTTGTTGAG GACAAGCGTGTGAAGGAAGATCTTCCAAAAGGACCATCAGAATCTGGAGCTCTACCAGGCTCACAGAGATCTCATGGGTTAAAAAAGTCTCTATCTGGACAGAGAGCTACCATGGCAAGACTTTGTGAAGAAG TGGGAGTCCAGAAGATATTACACCTGATTAAGTCCGAAGACTTGGAAGTTCAAATCCAAGCCGTTAAGGTGGTGGCTAATCTGGCCGCTGAAG AATCTAATCAGGTCAAGATTGTGGAGGAAGGCGGTGTGGAAGCTTTGCTTACGCTTGTTCAGTCATCTCAAAATTCAACAATTCTTAGAGTGGCTTCTGGTGCAATAGCTAATTTGGCAATGAACG AGAAGAGTCAAGATTTAATAATGAATAAAGGAGGTGCTCAACTGCTAGCAAAGATGGTGACCAAAACAGATGATCCACAAACTCTAAGAATGGTAGCTGGTGCACTTGCCAATTTATGTGGAAACG AGAAGTTTCTTAAGCTCCTGAAAGAAGAGGAAGGTATCAAGGGACTACTCACAATGGCGCAGTCCGGAAACATAGACATCATAGCTCAAGTGGCAAGAGGGATGGCAAATTTTGCAAAATGTGAAACTCGCGAAATCATGCAAG GGCGTAGAAAAGGTCGTTCTCTTCTTCTGGAAGAAGGTGCTCTTGAATGGCTGACTTCAAACTCACATATTGAATCCGCATCAACACAACGTCACATCGAGCTTGCGCTTTGCCATTTAGCTCAAAATG AGGCAAACGCGATTGATTTCAAAAGAACGGGAAGCGTGACAGAGATCGTGAGAATATCAGTGGAGTCGAGTAGAGATGACATTCGCAGCTTAGCAAAGAAGATACTCAGATCAAACCCTCACTTCTCAAACTGA
- the LOC103841394 gene encoding kinesin-like protein KIN-UC isoform X2, whose translation MTSSSNSSSAVRSSAKHAADRIQQHLPPSNPASLSSSSLNLPSKTSIAASINHHSPRPKDRPSSTASSVSAASPSTRRSGTPVHRSQSKDFDDDNDPGRVRVSVRVRPRNGEELKSDADFADLVELQPEIKRLKLRKNNWNSESYRFDEVFTDTASQKRVYEGVAKPVVEGVLSGYNGTIMAYGQTGTGKTYTVGKIGKDDAAERGIMVRALEDILASASSASSVSVEISYLQLYMETIQDLLAPEKSNISINEDGKTGEVSVPGATVVNIQDLDHFFQVLQVGETNRHAANTKMNTESSRSHAILTVYVRRAMNEKAETGTKSPKPESLGDKGIPRVRKSKLLIVDLAGSERINKSGTDGHLIEEAKFINLSLTSLGKCINALAEGSSHIPTRDSKLTRLLRDSFGGSARTSLIITIGPSARYHAETTSTIMFGQRAMKIVNMVKLKEEFDYESLCRKLETQVDHLTAEVERQTKLRNSEKLELEKRLRECENTFAEAEKNAARSKFLEKENARLELRMKELLKDLEMQKDQCDLMRDKATQLEMNLKNTKQQLESSAYKEKLADASKVYETKIAVLVQRVEDEQARSTNAEHQLNEMKNILSNQQKSIHDQEMGNYQYQRELAEATYTYESKIAELQKKLEDEHARSNSAEEQLRQMKSIISDRQVLSQENEKTNELKKKLEELSQMYESTVDELQTVKLDYDDLLHQKEKLGEEVRDMKERLLLEEKQRKQMESELSKLKKNLRESETVVEDKRVKEDLPKGPSESGALPGSQRSHGLKKSLSGQRATMARLCEEVGVQKILHLIKSEDLEVQIQAVKVVANLAAEESNQVKIVEEGGVEALLTLVQSSQNSTILRVASGAIANLAMNEKSQDLIMNKGGAQLLAKMVTKTDDPQTLRMVAGALANLCGNEKFLKLLKEEEGIKGLLTMAQSGNIDIIAQVARGMANFAKCETREIMQGRRKGRSLLLEEGALEWLTSNSHIESASTQRHIELALCHLAQNEANAIDFKRTGSVTEIVRISVESSRDDIRSLAKKILRSNPHFSN comes from the exons ATGACTTCTTCCTCGAACTCATCCTCCGCCGTCAGATCGTCGGCGAAACACGCGGCTGACCGGATTCAGCAGCACCTGCCTCCCAGCAACCCCGCGTCCCTCTCTTCGTCTTCCTTGAACTTACCCTCTAAGACCTCTATCGCCGCTTCGATTAACCACCACTCTCCTCGCCCTAAAGATCGACCTTCCTCCACCGCCTCCTCCGTCTCCGCCGCTTCTCCTTCTACTCGCCGCTCCGGCACCCCCGTCCACCGATCTCAGTCTAAAGACTTCGACGACGACAACG ATCCAGGGAGGGTGAGAGTTTCTGTAAGAGTTCGACCTCGTAACGGAGAGGAGCTTAAATCAGATGCTGACtttgctgatcttgttgagtTACAACCTGAG ATAAAGCGGCTTAAGTTGAGGAAAAACAATTGGAACTCTGAGTCCTATAGATTTGACGAAGTCTTTACAGACACAGCTTCTCAGAAACGCGTTTATGAAGGAGTAGCAAAACCTGTAGTCGAG GGTGTTCTGAGTGGATACAATGGCACAATCATGGCTTATGGTCAAACTGGCACGGGTAAGACTTACACCGTGGGAAAAATTGGTAAAGATGATGCAGCTGAGCGTGGTATCATGGTTCGAGCTCTTGAGGATATACTTGCCAGCGCGTCCTCTGCTTCTTCTGTTTCAGTGGAGATCTCTTATTTGCAG CTTTATATGGAGACTATACAAGATCTTCTTGCACCTGAGAAAAGCAACATTTCAATCAATGAGGATGGGAAGACTGGGGAAGTATCAGTACCAGGTGCAACAGTAGTTAACATTCAAGATCTAGACCATTTCTTTCAAGTTTTGCAAGTCGGTGAGACAAACCGCCATGCGGCGAATACAAAGATGAATACAGAATCCTCACGTAGCCATGCCATTCTTACG GTTTACGTTAGGCGGGCTATGAATGAAAAGGCTGAAACAGGAACTAAATCGCCAAAACCTGAATCTTTGGGAGATAAAGGCATTCCAAGAGTTAGAAAGAGTAAACTTCTAATTGTGGATCTTGCTGGCTCAGAAAGAATAAATAAATCTG GCACTGATGGCCACTTGATTGAAGAGGCGAAATTCATTAATCTTTCACTGACATCTCTGGGAAAGTGCATAAATGCATTAGCTGAAGGCAGTTCTCATATACCGACTAGAGATTCTAAGCTAACAAGGCTTCTTCGTGATTCTTTCGGGG GTTCTGCAAGGACTTCACTTATAATAACTATTGGGCCGTCTGCACGGTATCATGCAGAGACAACTAGCACAATAATGTTCGGACAAAGG GCAATGAAAATAGTAAACATGGTAAAGCTTAAAGAAGAATTCGATTATGAAAGTTTGTGTCGGAAGCTTGAGACTCAGGTGGACCATCTTACTGCAGAAGTTGAAAGACAAACCAAACTAAGAAATAGTGAGAAGCTCGAGTTGGAGAAAAGATTGAGAGAATGTGAAAACACTTTCGCTGAAGCAGAAAAGAACGCGGCAAGGTCCAAG TTCCTGGAGAAGGAAAATGCCCGCTTGGAGCTTCGTATGAAAGAACTATTGAAGGATTTGGAAATGCAGAAAGATCAGTGTGATCTAATGCGTGACAAAGCCACACAATTGGAGATGAACTTGAAAAATACAAAG CAACAACTGGAAAGTTCGGCATATAAGGAAAAACTTGCAGATGCCAGTAAAGTATACGAGACAAAAATTGCTGTTTTGGTTCAGCGGGTTGAGGATGAACAAGCCCGGTCAACAAATGCCGAGCATCAATTGAacgaaatgaaaaatattttgagtAATCAGCAGAAGTCTATTCAT GACCAAGAGATGGGCAACTATCAATATCAAAGGGAACTTGCGGAAGCCACTTACACGTATGAATCTAAAATCGCGGAGCTCCAGAAGAAATTGGAAGATGAACATGCTCGGTCTAACTCTGCAGAGGAGCAACTTAGACAGATGAAAAGTATTATAAGCGATCGCCAAGTTTTATCACAG GAAAATGAAAAGACAAACGAACTCAAGAAAAAACTAGAAGAACTTTCACAGATGTATGAGTCGACAGTAGATGAACTCCAGACAGTGAAATTAGACTATGATGATCTGCTCCACCAAAAG GAAAAACTTGGTGAAGAGGTCCGGGATATGAAGGAAAGGCTTCTTTTGGAAGAAAAGCAGAGAAAACAAATGGAGAGTGAGCTTTCCAAACTAAAAAAGAATCTAAGGGAAAGTGAAACTGTTGTTGAG GACAAGCGTGTGAAGGAAGATCTTCCAAAAGGACCATCAGAATCTGGAGCTCTACCAGGCTCACAGAGATCTCATGGGTTAAAAAAGTCTCTATCTGGACAGAGAGCTACCATGGCAAGACTTTGTGAAGAAG TGGGAGTCCAGAAGATATTACACCTGATTAAGTCCGAAGACTTGGAAGTTCAAATCCAAGCCGTTAAGGTGGTGGCTAATCTGGCCGCTGAAG AATCTAATCAGGTCAAGATTGTGGAGGAAGGCGGTGTGGAAGCTTTGCTTACGCTTGTTCAGTCATCTCAAAATTCAACAATTCTTAGAGTGGCTTCTGGTGCAATAGCTAATTTGGCAATGAACG AGAAGAGTCAAGATTTAATAATGAATAAAGGAGGTGCTCAACTGCTAGCAAAGATGGTGACCAAAACAGATGATCCACAAACTCTAAGAATGGTAGCTGGTGCACTTGCCAATTTATGTGGAAACG AGAAGTTTCTTAAGCTCCTGAAAGAAGAGGAAGGTATCAAGGGACTACTCACAATGGCGCAGTCCGGAAACATAGACATCATAGCTCAAGTGGCAAGAGGGATGGCAAATTTTGCAAAATGTGAAACTCGCGAAATCATGCAAG GGCGTAGAAAAGGTCGTTCTCTTCTTCTGGAAGAAGGTGCTCTTGAATGGCTGACTTCAAACTCACATATTGAATCCGCATCAACACAACGTCACATCGAGCTTGCGCTTTGCCATTTAGCTCAAAATG AGGCAAACGCGATTGATTTCAAAAGAACGGGAAGCGTGACAGAGATCGTGAGAATATCAGTGGAGTCGAGTAGAGATGACATTCGCAGCTTAGCAAAGAAGATACTCAGATCAAACCCTCACTTCTCAAACTGA
- the LOC103841393 gene encoding uncharacterized protein LOC103841393 isoform X1, which translates to MELFTANCLSTENKPLELSKLVIEDKSSVKKNTENTITPVNHGILLVAGVKVWQENREKWVGDQSRQRKKTTKDQIISWSTTYEDLLSTHEPFSESIPLPEMVDFLVDIWYDEGLYD; encoded by the exons ATGGAGCTTTTTACTGCAAATTGTCTGTCCACGGAAAACAAACCTCTTGAGCTTTCAAAACTGGTCATAGAAGATAAAAGCTCGGTTAAAAAGAACACTGAAAACACCATTACACCTGTAAATCATG GCATCTTATTGGTTGCAGGTGTAAAGGTGTGGCAAGAGAACAGAGAAAAATGGGTGGGAGATCAATCTCGACAAAGAAAAAAGACTACAAAGGATCAGATTATAAG TTGGTCCACTACATATGAAGATCTTCTCTCAACTCATGAACCTTTCTCTGAGTCGATTCCTTTACCC GAGATGGTGGACTTTCTGGTCGATATATGGTATGACGAAGGCCTTTACGATTAG
- the LOC103841393 gene encoding uncharacterized protein LOC103841393 isoform X2: MELFTANCLSTENKPLELSKLVIEDKSSVKKNTENTITPVNHGVKVWQENREKWVGDQSRQRKKTTKDQIISWSTTYEDLLSTHEPFSESIPLPEMVDFLVDIWYDEGLYD, translated from the exons ATGGAGCTTTTTACTGCAAATTGTCTGTCCACGGAAAACAAACCTCTTGAGCTTTCAAAACTGGTCATAGAAGATAAAAGCTCGGTTAAAAAGAACACTGAAAACACCATTACACCTGTAAATCATG GTGTAAAGGTGTGGCAAGAGAACAGAGAAAAATGGGTGGGAGATCAATCTCGACAAAGAAAAAAGACTACAAAGGATCAGATTATAAG TTGGTCCACTACATATGAAGATCTTCTCTCAACTCATGAACCTTTCTCTGAGTCGATTCCTTTACCC GAGATGGTGGACTTTCTGGTCGATATATGGTATGACGAAGGCCTTTACGATTAG
- the LOC103841392 gene encoding chlorophyll a-b binding protein 6, chloroplastic isoform X1 gives MASNSLMSCGIAAVYPSLLSSSKSKFVSAGVALPNVGNVGRVRMAAHWMPGEPRPAYLDGSAPGDFGFDPLGLGEVPENLERYKESELIHCRWAMLAVPGILVPEALGYGNWVKAQEWAAVPGGQATYLGNPVPWGTLPTILAIEFLAIAFVEHQRSMEKDPEKKKYPGGAFDPLGYSKDPKKFEELKVKEIKNGRLALLAFVGFCVQQSAYPGTGPLENLATHLADPWHKNIGDIVIPLN, from the exons ttcttcttcaaaatctaaattcGTCTCAGCCGGAGTTGCTCTCCCCAACGTTGGTAACGTTGGCCGCGTCAGAATGGCTGCTCACTGGATGCCCGGCGAGCCACGTCCCGCTTACCTCGACGGCTCTGCTCCAGG TGACTTTGGATTTGACCCTCTTGGACTTGGAGAGGTTCCAGAGAACCTTGAGAGATACAAAGAATCAGAGCTCATCCACTGCAGATGGGCTATGCTTGCTGTT CCTGGGATTTTGGTACCAGAGGCTTTGGGTTACGGAAACTGGGTCAAAGCTCAAGAATGGGCAGCAGTGCCCGGAGGACAAGCCACTTACTTGGGCAACCCTGTCCCATGGGGTACTTTGCCCACAATCTTGGCTATAGAGTTCTTAGCTATTGCCTTTGTGGAGCACCAGAGGAGCATGGAGAAAGACCCTGAGAAAAAGAAGTACCCTGGAGGCGCATTTGACCCTCTTGGATACTCCAAGGACCCGAAGAAGTTTGAGGAGTTGAAAGTCAAGGAGATCAAGAACG GGAGGCTTGCCTTGTTGGCGTTTGTAGGATTCTGTGTGCAGCAATCGGCCTACCCAGGCACAGGACCATTGGAGAACCTGGCTACTCACTTGGCGGATCCATGGCACAAAAACATTGGCGATATTGTTATCCCTTTGAACTAG